In the Choloepus didactylus isolate mChoDid1 chromosome 5, mChoDid1.pri, whole genome shotgun sequence genome, one interval contains:
- the LOC119535315 gene encoding basic proline-rich protein-like has protein sequence MRRLRGAGGDQVPSVPDSCRGAAPTSPSWRLPGGEAEPVRRCPTAQSPAISAPAQPQHAARPPAGRPAPQPAPCRPRLRAWAPTGFGPPSARGPGPASSNRHPEDAQAALGPRRPGGLGREAQPSPEPQGSGLSRRLRLSGPPPPPCCGTPGPGCSRASPRAREREAWESAPGMGAGGGRAARDPSRSSPLAPSALPRSCPRAARWGRAGPGRGRRCLLRERRLALRATSEASLPPVWRRLVTQVD, from the exons atgaGGAGGCTGCGGGGGGCGGGAGGAGATCAGGTCCCAAGCGTCCCGGACTCTTGCCGAGGGGCAGCGCCGACCTCCCCATCATGGCGGCTGCCGGGCGGGGAGGCCGAGCCCGTGCGTCGC TGCCCTACCGCGCAATCTCCAGCTATTTCAGCCCCGGCGCAGCCGCAACACGCCGCCCGCCCGCCGGCCGGCCGGCCCGCCCCGCAGCCGGCACCCTGCCGCCCCCGGCTCCGGGCCTGGGCCCCCACCGGATTTGGCCCGCCTTCGGCGAGGGGCCCCGGCCCGGCCTCGTCAAACCGCCACCCCGAGGATGCGCAGGCCGCACTAGGCCCCAGGCGTCCTGGCGGGCTCGGGAGGGAGGCGCAGCCCTCCCCAGAGCCCCAGGGCTCCGGCCTCTCCCGCCGCCTGAGGCTCTCGGGGCCGCCGCCTCCTCCCTGCTGTGGAACCCCAGGCCCGGGCTGTAGCCGGGCCTCCCCGCGGGCTCGGGAGCGGGAGGCCTGGGAGAGCGCGCCCGGCATGGGAGCGGGAGGTGGGCGAGCTGCGCGGGACCCGAGCCGCAGCTCCCCCCTCGCCCCCTCGGCTCTTCCTAGGTCTTGTCCGCGGGCGGCGCGGTGGGGTCGGGCCGGGCCAGGGCGCGGGAGGCGCTGTCTCCTGCGGGAGAGGAGGCTGGCTCTTCGGGCAACCTCCGAAGCTTCCCTCCCGCCGGTGTGGCGTAGGCTTGTTACCCAG